The Daucus carota subsp. sativus chromosome 7, DH1 v3.0, whole genome shotgun sequence genome window below encodes:
- the LOC108193507 gene encoding kinesin-like protein KIN-14C, whose product MASRNQNKPPPRTPLTKISSQDDGPNDKRRKVASGRITGSTAASRRRQVSAVVTNRQDAVVGGNAESVNEELENVKLEFTKEEVDVLLNEKIRAKKFDLKGKMEQMNEHINKLKLCIKWFQGNEEGHIQEHEKLNSSLESAERRFTETEIAMKAREEELNKVLDELKLNISSLKNKLAEEESLKLDAIVSHKREKEARDELEKLQAALSEEHQRAKQEIMDINQKFASVNADHKRLQEYNKSLQHYNRQLQTDVATATESVKRIEKEKSAIVENLSTLRGHHKLLQEQLTSSKALLDEAIMKKESLGSEIVILRGELQQVREDRDRQLSEVQELTATVAKYKESTGKSVAMLDSLTLKSDALEERCSTQIEQIRLLEQQLAAANEKLKITDLSTSEIRIEFDKKNQVVSELQQRLREAELQIADGEKLRKKLHNTILELKGNIRVFCRVRPLLPDDSHATDPAVSFPTSGELVGRGIDLIQSGQKYPFTFDKVFSFEASQQDVFVEISQLVQSALDGYKVCVFAYGQTGSGKTFTMMGRPEAPEQKGLIPRSLEQIFQTSQALKAQGWRFKMQASMLEIYNETIRDLLSPRSTSSDINRTESGGLGKQYSIRHDANGNTYVSDLTIVDVCSINEVSSLLQQAAQSRSVGKTDMNEQSSRSHFVFTLRIYGTNESTEQQVQGVLNLIDLAGSERLARSGATGDRLKETQAINKSLSCLSDVIFALAKKEDHAPFRNSKLTYLLQPCLGGNSKTLMFVNISPDPSSTNESLCSLRFAARVNSCEIGIPRRQTIRPLESSRLSCG is encoded by the exons ATGGCCTCACGGAATCAGAATAAACCCCCTCCTCGCACTCCTCTCACt aaaattagtaGCCAAGATGATGGACCTAATGATAAGCGTAGGAAGGTCGCATCTGGAAGGATAACGGGATCTACAGCCGCAAGCCGAAGGAGACAGGTCTCGGCCGTGGTGACTAATCGCCAAGATGCTGTGGTCGGTGGCAATGCTGAGTCTGTAAATGAAGAGTTGGAGAATGTAAAACTAGAGTTCACAAAGGAGGAGGTTGACGTGTTGCTGAATGAGAAGATTAGAGCCAAAAAGTTTGACTTAAAG GGTAAAATGGAACAGATGAATGAGCACATAAATAAGCTCAAGCTCTGCATCAAATGGTTCCAAGGTAATGAAGAAGGACACATTCAAGAACATGAAAAGCTTAATAGTTCGTTAGAATCAGCCGAGAGAAGATTTACAGAAACAG AAATTGCAATGAAGGCCAGGGAGGAAGAACTGAATAAAGTTTTAGATGAATTAAAGCTGAATATATCTTCCTTGAAAAATAAGTTGGCCGAGGAAGAATCTTTAAAATTG GATGCAATCGTATCGCACAAGAGAGAAAAGGAAGCAAGGGATGAGTTGGAAAAGTTGCAAGCTGCTTTGAGTGAAGAGCATCAAAGGGCCAAGCAGGAGATAATGGATATCAATCAGAAG TTTGCATCTGTCAATGCTGATCATAAGCGGTTACAAGAATACAATAAAAGCTTGCAGCACTACAACAGACAACTGCAGACAGATGTTGCTACTGCTACTGAATCAGTCAAAAGAATTGAAAAAGAGAAATCAGCTATAGTGGAGAACCTAAGCACGTTAAGAGGCCACCATAAATTGCTGCAGGAACAATTAACTTCCTCCAAG GCTCTTCTCGACGAGGCTATTATGAAAAAAGAATCACTGGGAAGTGAAATTGTGATACTTCGAGGAGAATTACAACAAGTTAGAGAAGATCGTGATCGACAATTGTCAGAAGTGCAGGAATTAACTGCCACCGTAGCCAAGTACAAAGAAAGTACTGGAAAATCAGTTGCTATGTTGGATAGTCTGACTTTGAAATCAGACGCTTTGGAG GAAAGATGTTCAACTCAAATTGAACAAATCCGTTTATTAGAGCAGCAGTTAGCTGCAGCAAATGAGAAACTAAAG ATCACTGATTTATCCACTTCAGAGATAAGGATAGAATTTGATAAGAAAAATCAAGTTGTCAGTGAACTCCAACAGCGACTTAGAGAGGCGGAACTACAAATTGCAGATGGAGAAAAGTTGCGAAAGAAGCTTCATAACACAATTTTA GAACTGAAAGGAAATATTCGTGTATTCTGCAGAGTTCGGCCTCTGTTGCCGGATGATTCTCATGCAACAGATCCTGCTGTTTCTTTCCCTACCTCAGGAGAACTAGTAGGCCGCGGTATTGATTTAATTCAAAGTG GACAAAAGTATCCTTTCACTTTTGACAAGGTGTTCTCCTTTGAGGCTTCCCAACAAGATGTTTTTGTAGAAATATCACAGCTGGTGCAGAGTGCTCTTGACGGCTACAAG GTTTGTGTATTTGCCTATGGCCAGACAGGGTCAGGTAAGACATTTACCATGATGGGTAGACCAGAAGCTCCGGAGCAGAAGGGCCTAATACCGAGATCATTGGAACAGATATTTCAGACAAGCCAGGCCTTGAAAGCCCAAGGGTGGAGATTTAAAATGCAG GCCTCAATGTTAGAAATTTATAATGAAACGATACGTGATTTGCTATCACCGCGATCAACTTCCTCAGACATCAATCGTACTGAAAGTGGCGGTTTAGGGAAGCAATACTCCATTCGACATGATGCAAATGGAAATACATATGTTTCTGACCTCACCATTGTGGATGTCTGTAGCATAAATGAGGTTTCCTCTCTTTTGCAGCAGGCTGCACAAAGCAG GTCTGTTGGCAAGACTGACATGAATGAGCAGTCATCTAGAAGTCACTTTGTATTCACTTTGAGAATCTATGGAACAAATGAG AGCACTGAGCAACAAGTTCAAGGTGTGTTGAATCTTATTGATTTAGCTGGTAGTGAACGACTAGCACGGAGCGGAGCAACAGGAGATCGACTCAAGGAAACACAG GCCATAAATAAGAGTTTGTCATGCTTGAGTGATGTTATTTTTGCTCTTGCAAAGAAAGAAGACCATGCTCCATTTAGAAATTCGAAGTTGACATATCTTCTTCAG CCTTGTCTAGGTGGAAATTCCAAGACTCTTATGTTTGTGAATATTTCTCCGGACCCGTCTTCTACCAATGAGTCATTGTGCTCACTTCGATTTGCTGCCAGAGTGAACTCCTGTGAGATTGGGATTCCTCGAAGACAAACTATCAGGCCTCTCGAGTCTTCTCGCCTCAGTTGTGGTTGA